In Alkalispirillum mobile, the DNA window AGAGCCGGGCTGCCTCTGCCGCGTCGCCGCGTTCCCAGGCATGGCGTCCGGCTTGCGTGGTGTCGCCGGGGCCGGCGACCATGCCGCTGTGTATCAGGGGCAGTATCATGGGTCGTTTGCACCGTCTGTTTGCGATTGATCCTTTGCATGATACGGATCCGCCGGCGCGGCGGCCACGGCCGTGCAGTCGGGGGTAAGGAGGGGGTATCCAGACCATGGTAAGCGGTCTGTCACGGCAGGCCCGGGGCATGTTGATCGCCGGCGCCGGGGTGCTGGCGCTGAGCTTCGATGCCCTGCTGGTGCGGCTGGCGGGGGTGGGCCCCTGGGAGGTGGCCGTCTGGCGTGGGGTGTTCATCGCCCTGTCGCTGGCCCTGGTGGCCGGTTGGATGGGCGGCTGGGGCAAGGCGCTGCGCGCACCCCGGCTGCCGCTGCTGGGCGCCGGCATCATGTTCGGGCTGAATGGCCTGCTGTTTGTCCTGGCCATCATGCACACCGCTGTCGCCAACGTGGTGATAATCCTCAGTGCGGCCCCCTTGTTTGCGGCTGCCTGTACCCGGCTGTTCCTGCGCGAAGGGGTGGCCGCGCACACCTGGGTGGCGATGGTGGTGGCGGTGGTCGCCGTCGGCGCCGTTTTCGCCGGTTCGCTGGACGGGGATGGCCTGGCGGGGGATCTCTTCGCCCTGGGGGCGGCCATGGTGCTGGGGGGCAACTTCACGCTGCTGCGCCGGTTCCCGCAGGTACCGCGGCTGCCCACGGTCTCCCTCGGCGGGGTAGTCACTGCACTACTGGCACTGCCCTTTGCCGCCCCCTGGGGGCTGGGGGCCGACAGTTACGCGGTACTGGCGCTGATGGGCCTGGTGCAGATGCCGCTCGCGCTGGGGCTGCTGGCCACGGCGACGCGCTATATCACCTCGCCGGAGGTCAGCCTGTTCATGCTGGTGGAAATGGTGCTGGCGCCGGTCTGGGTGGCCGCCTGGCTGGGGGAGTGGCCCACCCCGCAAACCCTGGCCGCCGGGGCGTTGCTGCTGGTCACCCTGGCAGCCCATAGTGCCCTGGCACTGCGTGCTGTCCCCGGTCGGCCGCCGTCGGCCGGCGGGGTGTAGGCGTAGGCGGCTGCGCCCGGCGTCAGGCCCCGGTGGGGTCCTTTTCTTTGTGCCAGGCCAGGTCGGGTTGGCGGGCCGCCCGTACTTCGTCCAGGCGCCTTACCGGCAGCCTGTAGGGGGCGCCGTGCACCTGGGCGGGGTCCTGTCGGGCCGCCTCGCGGATGGCCACCATGGCATCCACGAAGGCGTCCAGTTCGGCCAGGCTCTCGGTCTCGGTGGGCTCGATCAGCAGGCATTCGGGGATGTGTACCGGGAAGTACATGGTGGGGGCGTGAATGCCGTGGTCCAGCAGCGCCTTGCTGAAGTCCAGGGCAGTGACGCCCAGTTCCTTCGCCTCCTGGCGGAGGGTGATCACGAACTCGTGACTGGCCCGCCGTTCCGGGTAGGCCAGTTGGAAGCCCTCGGCCTGCAACCCCGCCATCAGGTAGTTGGCGTTCAGCGTGGCGTACGCGGCCACCCGGGGCATGCCCTCCCGGCCCAGCATGCGGGCGTAGGCCCAGGCCCGCAGCAGCACGCCCACGTTCCCGCCGAAGGTGGACAGCCGGCCGATGCTCTCCGGCCGGTCGCCCTCGTGCAGCCAGCGGTAGCGGCCGTCGCGCTCGCGGATAACCTGCGGGACCGGCAGGTAGGGCGCGAGCCGCTCGCCCACGCAGACCGCCCCGGCCCCGGGGCCGCCCCCGCCGTGGGGGGTGGAGAAGGTCTTGTGCAGGTTCAGGTGCA includes these proteins:
- a CDS encoding DMT family transporter produces the protein MVSGLSRQARGMLIAGAGVLALSFDALLVRLAGVGPWEVAVWRGVFIALSLALVAGWMGGWGKALRAPRLPLLGAGIMFGLNGLLFVLAIMHTAVANVVIILSAAPLFAAACTRLFLREGVAAHTWVAMVVAVVAVGAVFAGSLDGDGLAGDLFALGAAMVLGGNFTLLRRFPQVPRLPTVSLGGVVTALLALPFAAPWGLGADSYAVLALMGLVQMPLALGLLATATRYITSPEVSLFMLVEMVLAPVWVAAWLGEWPTPQTLAAGALLLVTLAAHSALALRAVPGRPPSAGGV